The Castor canadensis chromosome 13, mCasCan1.hap1v2, whole genome shotgun sequence genome has a window encoding:
- the Tor1b gene encoding torsin-1B encodes MRCAARFRGAVALWPLLAAHVVTAFEPLSVGIAIGAVSALTGYLSYTDFFCRFAECCREKPLNASALRLDLEEKLFGQHLATEVILKALTGFRNNKHPKKPLTLSLHGWAGTGKNFVSQIVAENLHPKGLRSNFVHLFVSTLHFPHEQEIKLYQDQLQKWIRGNVSACASSVFIFDEMDKLHPGIIDAIKPFLDYYEQVDGISYRKAIFIFLSNAGGDLITKTALDFWRAGRKREEIQLKDLEPVLSVGVFNNRHSGLWHSGLIDRNLIDYFIPFLPLEYRHVKMCVRAEMQARGAAVDEDIVTKVAEEMTFFPKDEKIYSDKGCKTVQSRLDFH; translated from the exons ATGCGGTGCGCTGCGCGGTTCCGGGGCGCCGTGGCCTTGTGGCCACTGCTGGCCGCCCACGTGGTGACGGCATTCGAGCCCCTGAGCGTGGGCATCGCCATCGGAGCCGTGTCTGCCCTCACCGGCTACCTGTCCTACACTGACTTCTTTTGCCGCTTCGCCGAGTGCTGCCGCGAGAAGCCGCTCAACGCCTCGG CCCTCAGGCTGGATTTGGAGGAGAAGCTGTTTGGACAGCACCTGGCCACCGAAGTGATTCTCAAGGCGCTGACTGGCTTCAGGAACAACAAACATCCCAAGAAACCGCTGACTCTGTCCTTGCACGGCTGGGCTGGCACAGGCAAGAATTTTGTCAGCCAGATTGTGGCTGAAAATCTTCACCCAAAAGGCCTGAGGAGTAACTTTGTCCACCTGTTTGTATCGACTCTGCACTTCCCACATGAGCAGGAGATAAAACTGTACCAG GACCAGCTGCAGAAATGGATCCGCGGGAATGTGAGTGCGTGTGCCAGCTCTGTCTTCATATTTGATGAGATGGATAAGCTGCACCCTGGGATCATTGACGCCATCAAGCCCTTTCTAGACTACTACGAGCAGGTGGATGGGATTTCTTACCGCAAAGCCATCTTCATCTTTCTCAG CAATGCAGGTGGGGACCTTATTACTAAGACAGCTCTGGACTTCTGGCGggcaggaagaaagagggaagaaatccAGCTGAAGGACCTGGAGCCTGTGCTGTCTGTTGGCGTCTTCAACAATAGGcaca GTGGCCTGTGGCACAGTGGGCTGATAGACAGAAACCTCATTGACTACTTTATCCCCTTCCTGCCACTGGAGTACAGACATGTGAAGATGTGTGTGCGGGCAGAGATGCAGGCCCGAGGGGCTGCCGTTGATGAAGACATTGTCACCAAGGTGGCAGAAGAAATGACGTTTTTCCCCAAAGATGAGAAGATCTACTCTGACAAGGGCTGCAAGACTGTGCAGTCACGGCTGGATTTCCACTGA